The following are from one region of the Methanomassiliicoccales archaeon LGM-DZ1 genome:
- a CDS encoding RNA-binding protein, which yields MNGLEKETAEVQEALSELEAAEERAFSGSRAIIRKTKTAIHMIHVGRRDPELIDSISGDLAALTESLMAHPQLIFGEHVQSAMAEFAETAIYDSALRGAEIPGHELLDVTPAAWALGLGDAVGELRRDMVQNLADGNTAKAREVFASMEMLCDALMSLDVKDSVAPVRRKQDLARQLVERSRSEIATAAVMSAAQR from the coding sequence ATGAACGGACTGGAGAAGGAGACAGCGGAGGTCCAGGAGGCCCTTTCGGAGCTCGAGGCAGCGGAGGAGCGCGCGTTCAGCGGCTCCAGGGCGATCATCAGGAAGACCAAGACGGCGATCCATATGATCCATGTCGGCAGGAGGGACCCGGAGCTCATAGATTCCATCTCCGGGGACCTCGCCGCCCTGACGGAGAGCCTCATGGCCCACCCCCAGCTTATCTTCGGAGAACATGTGCAGTCGGCGATGGCCGAGTTCGCCGAGACGGCGATCTACGACAGCGCTCTGAGGGGAGCGGAGATCCCCGGGCATGAGCTGCTCGACGTCACCCCCGCCGCCTGGGCCCTGGGGCTGGGAGATGCCGTAGGAGAGCTCAGGAGGGACATGGTCCAGAACCTCGCCGACGGGAACACGGCCAAGGCCAGGGAGGTGTTCGCCTCCATGGAGATGCTCTGCGACGCGCTCATGTCGCTGGATGTGAAGGATTCCGTCGCCCCCGTGAGGAGGAAGCAGGACCTCGCGAGGCAGCTGGTGGAGCGCTCCCGTTCGGAGATCGCGACGGCGGCCGTCATGTCCGCGGCGCAGAGATGA